Proteins encoded within one genomic window of Hahella chejuensis KCTC 2396:
- a CDS encoding LysR family transcriptional regulator produces MKDLSALQNVALFVEVARTRSFSRAAENLGLSTATLSRRIRALERESGISLFTRTTRRVELTEAARRYFERCERLVDEAFSAQEALFEEAKRPQGTLRLSMPVDLGVHYIAPLLPEFARRYPGIDFEIDLSPQHRDLASEQIDIAIRLGVVKDQNLVSRRIGWIEQGLFASPTYLQRQPAPSHPEQLSDHDCIIIGAQAQAVWRLQRANETVEVAVKGRFAVNNVSLMRVLAERGFGVASLATVLARDALAEARLIPILTDWTVPRLPVQAVTSSRLPTACAKAFISYLAERFTSI; encoded by the coding sequence ATGAAAGACCTGTCCGCCCTGCAAAATGTCGCCCTGTTTGTGGAGGTGGCGCGCACTCGCAGCTTCAGCCGCGCCGCGGAGAATCTGGGTCTGTCGACAGCCACCCTGTCCCGACGCATCCGCGCGCTGGAGCGTGAGTCGGGAATCAGCCTGTTCACCCGCACCACTCGCCGCGTCGAGCTGACCGAGGCGGCGCGGCGGTACTTCGAGCGTTGCGAACGTCTGGTGGATGAGGCTTTCAGCGCTCAGGAAGCCCTGTTCGAAGAAGCCAAGCGCCCGCAAGGCACGCTGCGTCTGTCCATGCCGGTGGACCTGGGCGTCCACTATATCGCCCCCTTGCTGCCGGAGTTCGCCCGTCGCTATCCGGGCATTGATTTCGAAATCGACCTTTCGCCGCAACATCGCGATCTGGCCAGCGAGCAGATCGATATAGCGATCCGCCTTGGCGTGGTGAAGGATCAGAACCTAGTCAGCCGACGCATCGGCTGGATCGAGCAAGGCCTGTTCGCCTCCCCGACTTACCTGCAACGTCAGCCCGCGCCCTCGCACCCCGAACAACTCAGCGACCACGACTGTATTATCATCGGCGCGCAAGCACAGGCGGTCTGGCGTCTTCAGCGCGCCAATGAAACCGTAGAGGTTGCGGTTAAAGGCCGCTTCGCCGTCAACAATGTAAGCCTGATGCGCGTGCTGGCGGAACGAGGATTCGGCGTCGCCAGTCTGGCCACTGTGCTGGCCCGCGACGCGCTGGCTGAAGCGCGCTTGATACCCATACTGACGGACTGGACAGTACCCCGACTGCCTGTGCAGGCGGTCACTTCCTCGCGCCTGCCAACCGCCTGCGCAAAAGCGTTTA
- a CDS encoding isochorismatase family protein, producing the protein MQRFNIDDTAMILIDHQTGTNTWASTTPLELLRRNVIILASFAKGVGMPLVLTSSQETNVDVQGPLMPELEAIAPDAFAVRIKRIGVVNAWDDPAFAEACRQTGKRNFVMAGVTTDVCMVSPAISALEEGFNVQVVCDACGSTNQIAEEMSWRRMERAGVRLTSTNAMVAELVRNWASAAGEVAFPLLVG; encoded by the coding sequence ATGCAGCGCTTTAACATTGACGACACCGCGATGATTCTTATCGATCACCAGACCGGCACTAACACTTGGGCGTCCACTACGCCCCTGGAGCTGTTGCGGCGCAATGTGATCATTCTGGCGTCATTCGCCAAGGGCGTGGGCATGCCGTTGGTGCTCACTTCCAGCCAGGAAACCAATGTCGACGTGCAAGGCCCTCTGATGCCGGAACTGGAAGCAATCGCCCCGGACGCGTTCGCCGTCCGCATCAAGCGTATTGGCGTAGTGAACGCCTGGGATGATCCTGCGTTTGCGGAAGCGTGCCGCCAAACCGGTAAACGCAATTTCGTCATGGCCGGCGTGACCACGGATGTATGCATGGTGTCCCCGGCCATCAGCGCGCTGGAGGAAGGCTTTAACGTACAGGTCGTGTGCGACGCCTGCGGCTCCACCAACCAAATCGCGGAAGAAATGTCCTGGCGACGTATGGAGCGCGCCGGCGTACGGCTGACCAGCACCAACGCCATGGTGGCGGAACTGGTGCGCAACTGGGCGTCGGCGGCGGGGGAAGTGGCGTTTCCGTTGCTGGTGGGATGA
- a CDS encoding TonB-dependent receptor: MMFLFRDKRSNPRLHPLAFATKVAVATLAGGMAAHAAAETLALAQPDRVKQSASTTLAPVVVTGEKIDRDLQESTSAVTVLDDLKVDSGETQSVFEVVDKVPNMIANPYGVPNIRGVEGSGAANGSFALVAGSRPKVSTSVDGVSESWFGQEYVDANLWDVQQVEVLRGPQSTTQGRNSIGGAIVVLTKDPTYHWESAIRAGYETADSKQQLALMTSGPLIDNELAFRLAASASQGEGYIDYPISDQEWPWDPSESKRYNLRGKLLWEPSALSGLSVKFTATHRSQEGEYLNFVNGDFFDYELNGDVSNTRYQDSDSASYALDVQYALNDALTAYLTLNHADTNAKFEEYASRVRDIDLRLDLEERSNSLEGRLVYDPASGSLSGVVGVYLFKRTQDLAVVPATFTGDDDVSTVAVYGDATFALTDRLDLILGGRVERESQERNILAWPDTSYEGRLLTDIGETMFLPKAGVSYQATPQTTLGLVVRKGYNPGGGSLDWDDSSFYEYDKEEVITYEASSRSSLWDNRMTVGVTLFANEYDGYQSILNRRFVNIPQGRSYGLEVETNAQVAAGLEVFGSVGLLKTEVTEAVAGGPDIKGNEFSYAPSVNANLGFTKYFDQGYFAGADVSYVGEYYSDVTNNDDLTAGDYVITNVNAGYENDDFTVRLYVKNLFDEEVLYRQTTTWATTEAQIGPPRTAGIVVDYRL, encoded by the coding sequence ATGATGTTCCTGTTTCGGGATAAACGATCGAATCCACGCCTGCATCCCTTGGCGTTCGCCACCAAAGTCGCCGTCGCTACGCTCGCAGGAGGCATGGCCGCCCATGCTGCGGCGGAAACCCTTGCACTGGCGCAGCCGGATCGCGTCAAACAGTCAGCAAGCACCACCCTGGCGCCGGTGGTGGTGACCGGTGAAAAGATCGACCGCGACCTGCAGGAGTCCACCAGCGCCGTCACCGTACTGGACGACCTAAAAGTGGACTCCGGCGAGACGCAGTCTGTCTTCGAGGTGGTGGATAAAGTGCCGAACATGATTGCGAACCCCTACGGCGTTCCCAACATCCGGGGCGTGGAGGGCTCCGGCGCGGCGAACGGCAGTTTCGCGCTGGTGGCGGGCTCGCGCCCCAAAGTCAGCACCAGCGTCGATGGCGTTTCAGAATCCTGGTTCGGCCAGGAGTATGTAGACGCTAATTTATGGGACGTGCAGCAGGTGGAGGTATTACGCGGACCGCAATCCACCACTCAGGGTCGCAATTCCATCGGCGGCGCTATTGTCGTGCTGACCAAAGACCCGACTTATCATTGGGAAAGCGCCATTCGCGCTGGCTATGAAACCGCCGACAGCAAGCAGCAACTTGCGTTGATGACGTCCGGTCCTCTGATCGACAACGAACTGGCGTTCCGCCTCGCCGCCAGCGCATCTCAGGGCGAGGGTTATATCGACTACCCTATCAGCGATCAGGAATGGCCCTGGGACCCGTCTGAGTCCAAACGCTACAACCTGCGCGGCAAATTACTTTGGGAGCCTTCCGCTTTGTCCGGCCTGTCGGTGAAGTTCACTGCGACGCACCGCAGTCAGGAGGGCGAATACCTCAATTTCGTCAACGGCGACTTCTTTGACTATGAGCTGAACGGAGACGTGTCCAACACCCGTTATCAGGACTCGGACAGCGCCAGCTACGCCCTGGACGTTCAATACGCTCTCAATGACGCGCTAACCGCTTACCTGACCTTGAACCACGCCGACACCAACGCCAAGTTTGAGGAGTACGCTTCCCGCGTGAGGGATATCGATCTGAGACTGGATCTGGAAGAGCGAAGCAACTCGCTGGAAGGCCGTCTGGTGTATGACCCTGCGTCGGGCTCGTTAAGCGGCGTGGTGGGCGTCTATCTGTTCAAGCGCACCCAGGACCTCGCCGTGGTTCCCGCAACCTTCACCGGGGATGACGATGTCAGCACCGTCGCGGTTTATGGTGACGCCACCTTCGCGCTGACGGATCGTCTCGATCTGATTTTGGGCGGCCGGGTGGAACGGGAAAGCCAGGAACGCAATATCCTCGCCTGGCCGGATACCAGCTATGAAGGCCGCTTACTGACCGATATCGGCGAAACCATGTTCCTGCCCAAGGCCGGCGTCAGCTATCAGGCGACGCCGCAAACCACGTTGGGTCTGGTGGTGCGAAAGGGCTACAACCCAGGCGGCGGCTCGTTGGACTGGGATGACAGCAGCTTCTATGAGTATGACAAAGAAGAAGTTATTACCTATGAAGCCAGCAGCCGCTCCAGTCTCTGGGACAATCGCATGACGGTGGGCGTCACGCTGTTCGCCAATGAGTACGACGGGTATCAATCCATTCTCAACCGTCGTTTCGTGAATATTCCACAAGGCCGCAGCTACGGCCTGGAGGTGGAAACCAACGCGCAGGTGGCGGCGGGACTTGAAGTATTCGGCTCCGTGGGCCTGCTGAAAACGGAAGTCACCGAGGCCGTCGCAGGCGGGCCGGACATCAAAGGCAACGAATTCAGCTACGCCCCGAGCGTCAACGCCAACCTGGGCTTCACCAAGTATTTCGACCAGGGCTACTTCGCCGGGGCTGACGTCAGCTACGTCGGCGAATACTACTCCGACGTCACCAACAACGACGACCTGACCGCCGGCGATTACGTGATCACCAACGTCAACGCCGGCTACGAAAACGACGACTTCACCGTGCGCCTCTATGTGAAAAACCTGTTCGACGAAGAAGTCCTCTACCGCCAGACAACCACCTGGGCCACCACCGAAGCCCAGATCGGCCCCCCCCGCACCGCGGGCATCGTGGTCGACTACCGACTCTAG
- a CDS encoding VOC family protein, translating into MEEIVEIKAFVPAKDYEQSKAFYRDLGFTQASDGGGVAYFHHGNCSFLLQDFYRQEHAENFMMHVLVKDIHAWRKKVMESGVVEKYEVRLSEVMEQPWGMLDFTLTDPSGVLWRFGENI; encoded by the coding sequence ATGGAAGAGATCGTAGAAATCAAAGCCTTTGTCCCCGCAAAAGACTATGAGCAGTCCAAAGCCTTCTATCGAGACCTGGGTTTCACTCAGGCTTCGGATGGCGGCGGCGTCGCTTATTTCCATCATGGGAATTGCAGCTTTTTACTGCAGGACTTTTATCGTCAGGAACACGCTGAAAACTTCATGATGCATGTCTTGGTGAAGGACATTCACGCCTGGCGGAAGAAGGTGATGGAGTCGGGCGTAGTAGAGAAATACGAGGTTCGTCTCTCTGAAGTGATGGAGCAGCCCTGGGGCATGCTGGACTTTACCCTGACGGACCCCAGCGGCGTGCTGTGGCGATTTGGAGAAAATATTTAG
- a CDS encoding NUDIX hydrolase encodes MLKFDVGDNRFNFRSAAVIMHQDHVLLHKAVQDNFWALPGGRVEFFEFSSDTLAREVEEELGMTARVIRPLWYVENFFQYQQTRFHEIATLYLTELADPDVIPFNVDFPGVEEDVDLIFRWFKLSELDSIELAPDFLKTRLRSLPEGVEFLTVNEIES; translated from the coding sequence ATGTTGAAGTTTGATGTTGGCGACAACCGCTTTAATTTCCGCAGCGCTGCGGTGATTATGCATCAGGATCACGTGCTGCTGCATAAAGCAGTGCAGGACAATTTCTGGGCGTTGCCGGGCGGTCGCGTGGAGTTCTTCGAATTCTCCAGCGATACCCTGGCGCGGGAAGTGGAGGAAGAGCTGGGGATGACGGCTCGCGTGATTCGCCCTCTCTGGTACGTAGAGAATTTTTTCCAGTATCAGCAGACGCGTTTCCACGAAATCGCCACGCTGTATCTCACTGAGCTGGCCGATCCTGACGTCATTCCTTTTAATGTGGATTTTCCGGGCGTGGAGGAAGATGTCGACCTGATCTTCCGTTGGTTCAAGCTGAGTGAACTGGACTCAATCGAACTGGCGCCCGACTTCCTCAAAACCCGCCTGCGCTCCCTGCCTGAAGGCGTTGAGTTTCTGACAGTGAATGAAATCGAAAGCTGA
- a CDS encoding NUDIX hydrolase: MKFESGDKRFKFRSVAVIIHNGHVLLHKVVKGDFWALPGGKVEFFEFSHTTLIRELEEELGVAANIVRPLWFVEDFYARGGVKSHEIATYYLTTLQDPNAIPFGQDVRGLEQDVNIVFRWVKLADVASLNLWPQFLKERLTALPQEVEFIHINELK, translated from the coding sequence TTGAAATTCGAGAGCGGCGATAAGCGATTCAAATTCCGCAGCGTGGCGGTGATCATCCACAATGGCCATGTTTTGCTGCATAAAGTCGTCAAAGGCGACTTCTGGGCGCTGCCGGGCGGCAAAGTGGAATTCTTCGAATTCTCCCACACCACCCTTATCCGCGAACTGGAGGAAGAACTCGGCGTCGCCGCCAACATCGTCCGACCTCTCTGGTTCGTGGAAGACTTCTACGCCCGCGGCGGCGTGAAAAGCCACGAAATCGCCACCTACTACCTGACTACACTGCAAGACCCAAACGCCATCCCTTTCGGCCAAGACGTCAGAGGACTGGAGCAAGACGTCAACATCGTATTTCGCTGGGTTAAACTGGCGGACGTCGCCTCACTAAATCTATGGCCGCAATTTCTCAAAGAACGACTGACGGCGCTGCCGCAGGAAGTTGAGTTCATCCACATCAACGAATTGAAGTAA